The following proteins are encoded in a genomic region of Rattus rattus isolate New Zealand chromosome 2, Rrattus_CSIRO_v1, whole genome shotgun sequence:
- the LOC116893852 gene encoding olfactory receptor 13G1-like — MNGTLVTEFLILGFSEMPHLRVPLLLSFLCLYMAAISGNLLIMVTVSASPALHTPMYFFLVNLAVVDILCTSTILPKLLDIMVGGRTISYGGCMAQLFFFTWSMGAELLLFSAMAYDRFVAICCPLHYSTWMGPRVCAFLAGLVWSISLTNTSVNTSLVLRLPFCSSNVIEHFFCEIPPLLKLSCAPTQLNEVMAFAADVFLAVGNFSVIILSYGFIVTSILKIRSAEGKQRAFSTCSAHLFVVTMYYSTIIYTYIRPASSYSLNKDKVVSIIYTSVAPTLNPLIYTLRNKDVKVALRKLLSSC, encoded by the coding sequence ATGAATGGGACACTGGTCACTGAGTTCCTCATCCTGGGATTCTCAGAAATGCCTCACCTTCGGGTACcacttctcctcagcttcctctgccTATACATGGCTGCAATCTCAGGAAACCTGCTCATTATGGTGACAGTCAGTGCCAGCCCAGCCCTGCATACCCCTATGTACTTCTTCCTGGTCAACTTAGCTGTGGTGGATATCCTCTGCACCTCCACCATCCTACCCAAGCTACTGGACATCATGGTAGGGGGAAGGACCATCTCTTATGGGGGCTGCATGGCCCAGCTCTTCTTCTTCACATGGTCCATGGGGGCAGAGCTTCTGCTCTTCTCAGCTATGGCTTATGACCGCTTCGTGGCAATCTGCTGTCCCCTGCACTATAGTACCTGGATGGGCCCCAGGGTGTGTGCATTCCTGGCTGGCCTTGTCTGGTCCATCAGCCTGACTAACACCAGTGTGAACACAAGCCTGGTGCTGCGTCTACCATTCTGCAGCTCCAATGTGATAGAGCACTTCTTCTGTGAGATTCCCCCACTGTTAAAGCTCTCTTGTGCTCCAACACAATTGAACGAGGTTATGGCCTTTGCTGCAGATGTGTTTCTGGCTGTAGGGAACTTCTCTGTGATCATCCTCTCCTATGGCTTTATTGTGACCAGCATCCTGAAGATACGCTCAGCTGAGGGCAAGCAACGAGCCTTTTCTACCTGTTCTGCACATCTCTTTGTGGTCACCATGTACTACTCCACTATCATCTACACCTACATTCGCCCTGCATCCAGCTACTCATTGAACAAGGACAAGGTGGTGTCCATCATCTACACCTCGGTGGCACCCACCTTGAACCCCCTCATCTACACTCTGAGGAACAAAGATGTCAAAGTTGCACTCCGGAAACTTCTGTCCAGCTGCTGA